In the Nerophis ophidion isolate RoL-2023_Sa linkage group LG01, RoL_Noph_v1.0, whole genome shotgun sequence genome, one interval contains:
- the LOC133564570 gene encoding natterin-3-like — MKPSVLLLLLALTLALQPDCEDQDPSSTDLPGTFVGKYSKCALSMFSTWLAQLAPRNDSPPSLNPALKNHHPEVPPATKPLRFPPPVMRLTADSDSFNFDESNLEWRTTYETVFEGSVSIYNSYAKRVDYICKVDCNAGYYNPESGSACVFSKNGYGYSQSPFELLVNKDNFEILQWKQGSKGFVTPFSVKTCQNEDIYVGKNMYGLGKVKVSDKVFYLAWGSTEYWYPDYQFLEVKKDVRKEHLMKMTYHTEGITPVVYPPEILHKDTVSNYHCQPIKRTSTLSKSISTASKWDTAFSFSAGVGTTIQTGIPFIIEGKIQFRASVSYKLVKGTTHTEITTHSLSVDTTVQAGYSCTITMRGKKYGLDIPYTARLKRTYSDGETTWTSVTGTYRSIQISEIQAVVDRCERMPNFKPC; from the exons ATGAAGCCGTCggttctgctgctgctgctggcacTGACCTTGGCCCTACAGCCGGACTGCGAAGACCAGGACCCGTCTTCCACCGATTTACCAG GCACGTTTGTGGGGAAGTATTCCAAGTGTGCCCTGTCCATGTTTTCCACGTGGCTGGCTCAACTAGCGCCGAGGAACGACTCCC CTCCCTCTTTAAATCCAGCTCTGAAGAACCATCACCCTGAAGTACCGCCTGCTACAAAGCCTCTAAGGTTCCCTCCACCAGTGATGAGGCTAACGGCCGACTCCGATTCTTTCAATTTTGACGAAAGCAACCTAGAGTGGAGGACCACATATGAGACCGTGTTCGAAGGATCTGTGTCCATCTACAACAGCTACGCTAAACGTGTGGACTACATCTGCAAAGTTGACTGCAATGCGGGCTATTACAACCCCGAAAGTGGTAGCGCGTGCGTCTTCTCCAAAAACGGGTACGGGTACAGCCAGTCGCCGTTCGAGCTGCTGGTCAACAAAGACAACTTCGAGATCTTACAGTGGAAGCAAGGCTCCAAAGGTTTTGTGACCCCATTTTCTGTTAAGACCTGCCAAAACGAAGACATATACGTTGGCAAGAACATGTATGGTTTGGGGAAAGTGAAGGTGAGTGATAAGGTTTTCTACCTTGCCTGGGGAAGCACTGAGTACTGGTACCCTGACTACCAGTTCCTGGAAGTGAAGAAAGACGTAAGGAAAGAGCACCTGATGAAAATGACGTACCACACAGAGGGCATCACTCCCGTGGTGTATCCCCCTGAGATCCTGCACAAGGACACAGTCTCCAACTACCACTGCCAGCCCATCAAACGTACGTCCACTCTGTCAAAGAGCATCTCGACAGCCAGCAAGTGGGACACCGCCTTCTCCTTCTCGGCGGGAGTCGGCACCACAATCCAAACCGGAATACCCTTTATCATTGAAGGAAAGATTCAGTTTAGGGCTTCTGTGAGCTACAAGTTGGTCAAAGGCACCACTCATACCGAAATCACCACCCACTCTCTTTCTGTGGACACCACGGTCCAAGCCGGCTACTCGTGCACCATCACCATGCGGGGAAAGAAGTACGGCTTGGACATCCCATACACGGCGCGCCTCAAACGTACCTACAGTGACGGAGAGACCACGTGGACCAGCGTCACTGGTACGTACAGGAGCATCCAGATCTCAGAAATCCAGGCTGTGGTGGACCGCTGTGAACGAATGCCTAATTTCAAGCCTTGTTAA